The nucleotide sequence ACTCGGGGTTCTGAGTCTCCCTGACACTGGGGGTTCCTGACAGTGGGGGTCCTGACACTGGGGGTTCTGAGGGTCCCCGACACTGGGTGTTCCCAACACTGAGGATCCCTGACACTGGGGGTCCTGAAACTCAGGGTTCCCGACACTGGGTGTTCCCAACACTGAGGATCCTTGACACTGGGGGTCCTGAAACTCAGGGTTCCCGACACTGGGGGTCCCAGGATGGGAGATTTCGGAATCCTGGGACATCCGGACCCGCAGCCACCTCAGTGATtctagaacaggctcaaggggcagaATGGCCAACTCCAGCTCCCAGTCTTATGTCCGGAAACCCGGGCAgtctcaacccccccccccccggacccacACACTCTCCCCCTGACCCACATTATCTTCCCCTccgctccctcccctcctccctccccacctccctcaacaCTCTCCACTAACCTATTGACCTTGATGCTTTGAGcgagctcagtgactgagccctcAGCCTCAGGGAGACAGTCCCCAGTTCCCCACCCTGGGTGAAGACCGTTCCCGTATCTCAGTCCTACACAGCCCACCCATTGCCCTTCACCTGTGACCACCCCCCTCCGGTCCCAGACCCCTGACCCAGAGGGAACGTCCCCCTGATCCCAGCCTGTGagaatctcctctcattcttctcaaccccGGAAAACAGGGTCCCAGTCAGCTCAATCCGTCCTTGTGTGGCAAACCCCCCATCCCCAGAATCTTCACCGCATTCCCCTTGTGGCAAGTTCATCCTTCCCTGggtacggagaccggaactgtgcacaacactcccagtgcagtctcaccaaggcctgtaGAACTGCATGGACCATCTCTGCTCATCTGCTCAAATTACCTTTCAGTGAGGGCCGACGTGTCTCCCCCCTCCAGTCACCACTGCGCCTGCCTGGGCCCTCAGTGACGTGTGTACACACACCCAGGTCCCTGTAACATCGACACTGCCCAGTCTCCCACCAGTTAGCACACACTCTGCTGATCCTCCCTGCACCAGAGTGGgtgtccccacattccccacattatattccacctgccacgtCCTGACCCACTCACTCCGCTTGTCCacatccccctgaagcctctctacatcctcCCCTCTAACCACAGCCCCGCCCAGTTTAGTATGGTCCGCCAACTTGGGAATGTGACATTGGGCTCCCTCAGCTGATCACTGATACagatgtgaacagctggggcccggACCCCGATCCCTGTGGTGCCCATCAATCACAGCCTGACACCCTGGGATGGTCTGTTTATTCCCACCCAGCCCCTGTGTTCTGGCCTCACTGACCactgaccaacctcctgtgtgggacacACAGTACACTGCGTCCACTGCCTCCCCCTTGTCCGTTACTCACGTCCCCAGCACCCCCAGCACAGCCCTGGTTCTCTGAAACAAGCCCAGAAGATGCTGAACGATTCGGCTTGGGTGGAGAGGGGAGCAGCTGATGACCCTTCACCCCCGTGGGGAGGTCAAGGGCGGGGAGCAGGGGGTGTCTGTGACAGGGAGGGGAGCGAGAGACCACACGACAGCAGTGGGCAAGAGCTGCCGAGTGGGGGGCTGTTCATCTCAGCTGATCTGTCAGCAAAGGGGGATACAGGATACGGCGGGAgcggagtgagggagagggggcggagtgagggagagggggcggagtgggggaggggtagtgagggagagggggcggagtgagggagaggggagtgagggaggggggagtgagggagggggttagTGAAGGAGGGGGGTAGtgaaggaggggggagtgagggagagagggcggAGTGAGGGAAAGGGGgtagtgagggagagggggagtgagggaggggggagtgagggaggggggtagtGAAGGAGGGGGGTAGtgaaggaggggggagtgagggagagagggcggAGTGAGGGAGAAGGggtagtgagggaggggggagtgggggggtgagggagaagggggagtgagggaggagggagtgagggaggcgCTCGCAGTGACACCCACTCACACCACTTCCTTGGGTATTGGTCAGCAGCGGTCAGTGGTGGTCAGCAGCGGTCAGTAGCAGTCAGCAGCGGTCAGTAGTGGTCAGTGGTGGTCAGTAGCAGTCAGCAGTGGTCAGCAGCCATCAGCGGTGGTCAGCAGgacctctctgcctccacctacACGACTGCTGCCTGAATCTGAATGTCAGCACTGCCTGATTAGCAGCTCCTGTTCACTGGGATCCAGGGCTCCTCTCCCCTGTCCACTCTCCATTCCAGcattcccactccccttcccacccactcccccctccccacccacaaacACACAGCTGCTCTTCCTTACCTCTGCTCCATCTGCGTCAATGTAGAGTCCTAGAGTCACGCAGCACGgagacaggctcttcggcccaacttgtccatgccgactgtgttgcccagtgagccagTCCcgtctgcctgcgtttggccataGCCCtctaacctctcctatccacgcacttatccagatggcttttaaacgttgctgatgtacctgcctcaactactatttctggcagctcattccaaatacgcaccaccctttgtgtgaagaaactgcccctgatgtcccttttaaatctctcgcctctgatcttaaacctatgccctcttgttttaggcaacataacttcccaactccatttctcagtgccctgactgatgaaggccagcgtgccaaacgccttcttcaccaccctatctacctgtaatgtcactttcagcaaactatgcacttgcactccgagGTCACACtgatccataacactccccagggccctaccattcactgtgtaaatcctaccctggtttgatctcccaaaatctaataccttacatttatctggattgaaatccttttgccaatcctcagcccacatacccagctgatcaagatccccctgtaatttttcataaccttctacactatccacaccacctatttcagtatcatccacaaacttactaaccgtgccttgtacattcacatccaagtcctttatataaattacaaagaacaaaggtcccagcaccgagtcctgtggcacaccactagacacaggcctccagtctgagaaacaaccctcgaccagcaccctctgcttcctgccactgagccagttGTGAATCCAGTCTGCTATCTCCCTCTGGATCCCATatttgtgtgtcagtgtgtgtgtcagtgtgtgtgtgtgcacctgtgactctgtgtgtgtgtgtgtgtgtgtgtgtgtgtgtgcctgtgactGTGTCAGTATCTGATGCTCTCTCAGTCTCCCTCAGTCATCAACCACTTGGCTCTCAGCCACAGATCCAGCTGTTGCTGGGCGTGTCTTtcagagggaggggtggttgggagggtggggagggaggggtggttgggagggtgggggtgagcggtggttgggagggtggggagggagcggtggttgggagggtggggagggaggggtggttgggagggtgggggtgagcggtggttgggagggtgggggtgagcagtggttgggagggtgggggtgagggttggttgggagggtgggggtgagcagtggttgggagggtgggggtgagggttggttgggagggtggggagggaggggtggttgggagggtgggggtgagggttggttgggagggtggggagggagggttggttgggagggtggggagggaggggtggttgggagggtgggggtgagcggtggttgggagggtgggggtgaggggtggttgggagggtggggagggagcggtggttgggagggtgggggtgaggggtggttgggagggtggggagggaggggtggttgggagggtgggggtgagcagtggttgggagggtgggggtgagggttggttgggagggtggggagggaggggtggttgggagggtgggggtgagggttggttgggagggtggggagggagggttggttgggagggtggggagggaggggtggttgggagggtgggggtgagcagtggttgggagggtgggggtgagggttggttgggagggtggggagggaggggtggttgggagggtgggggtgagcagtggttgggagggtgggggtgaggggtggttgggagggtggggagggagcggtggttgggagggtgggggtgaggggtggttgggagagtgggggtgaggggtggttgggagggtgggggttaggggtggttgggagggtggggagggaggggtggttgggagggtgggggtgagcggtggttgggagggtggtggtgaggggtggttgggagggaggggtggttgggagggtggggttgaggggtggttgggagggtgggggtgagcggtggttgggagggtggggttgaggggtggttgggagggtgggggtgaggggtggttgggagggtgggggtgagcggtggttgggagggtggggttgaggggtggttgggagggtgggggtgaggggtggttgggagggtgggggtgagcggtggttgggagggtgggggtgaggggagagaggagcTCAGTGATGGGGGTTTTCTCCGGGAGTGCGATCGTCCACCGGAGACAGTGAGGCAATGGAACGTGCGGGTGTCCTGGGAGAGAGGGTTCCCTCCGAGCAATTCCCTGCTGTTTACCTTCCCGACACTGTTGTTTCCACCCAGGGGAAATGTTTAGTTGTTTCCACCAGTTGCAGGTGGAGCATGGGGTAGGGGGTGCGGGGAGGCGTTCCCCACTGTGACAACAGCAGGCAGGAGTGCAGCCGGTGACAGCAGGTGTGTCgggcaggcggcatctgtgggggacaGACCCTTCGTCCACACAGGAGGATCccgacccgaaacaccgactgcCCCATTCCCTACAGTCACCACCCATGGACACCCCCCACTCACCAACACCCTCTAATGACACCTTCCACGGACACCACCCACTGACACCACCCACTGACACCATCCACGGACACCCCCCAAAAAACCAAAAAAACAGCCACCCACAGACACCCCCCAGTCACCCCCCACAGACACCCTCCATGGACACCACCCACAGACACCCCCATGGACACCCCCCACAGACACCACCCACACCTTCTGTGTCGCTGCAAGTTCCAGAACCTGCTGACTGTGTGTCCAGGAAATAACAGCCCAGGAACTCCAGTCCCAGGGGTGGGGATACCCTCTGCaactgtccccacccccacctgctccccacacccacccctcaccccacccattccccacatccacccctcacccgaatggagtttaattcagataagtgcgaggtgttgcattttactTAGAATattaaacattacagcacagtgcaggcccttcagcccacaatgttgtgccgacattttatcctgctctaagaactatctaacccttccctcccacatagccccccatttctctatcattcatgtgtctatctaagagtctcttaagtgtccctaatgtatctgcccccacaacctctgccggcagtgcgttccacacacccaccactctctgtggaaaaacttacccctgacatcccccttataccttcctccaatcaccttaaaattatgtcccctcgtgttagccattgtcaccctgggaaaaagtctctgactgtccactcgatctatgcctcttatcatcttgtacacctctatcaactcacctctcatcctccttctctccaaagagaaaagccctagcttgctcaacctttcctcataagacatgctctccaatccaggcagcatcctggtaaatctcctctgcaccctcccgaaagcttccacatccttcctatactgaggcgaccagaactgaacacaatactccaagtgtggtctaaccaaagttctatagagctgcaacattacctcaaggctcttgaactcaatactccgactaatgaaggccaacactccatacgccttcgaaagaaccctatcaacctgtgcagcaacctggagtgatctatggacatggagcccaagatccctctgttcctccacactgctaggagtcctgccattaaccttgtattctgccttcaaattggtattgatattggttcgatctcctgaagtgtatcacttcacatttatccaggttgaactccatctgccacttctgagcccagctctgcatcctatcaatatcctgttgtaacctacagcaaccttctacactatccacaacaccaccaacctttgtatcatcagcaaacttactaatccacccttccacatcctcatccaagtcatttataaaatcacaaagagcaggggtcccagaacagatccctgtggaacaccactggtcaccgacctccaggcagaatacggtccatctaccaccaccctctgtcttctacaggcaagccaattctgaatccgcacagccaagttgccctggatcccatgcctcctgatgttctgaataagccttccatgaggaaccttactaaAACCTTACTAAAcaccttactaaactccatgtacaccacatccactgctctaccttcatcaatgtgctttgtcacatcctcaaagaattcagtcaggctcatgaggcatgacctgcccctcacaaagccatgctgactgtccctaatcagcctatgcttctctaattgcccataaatcctgtctctaagaatcttttccagtaatttgcccaccactgaagtaagactcactggcctgtaatccccagggttatccctactccctttcttagacaaaggaacaacatttgccaccctccaatcatctggcactgctcctgtggccagtgaggatgcaaagatcatcgccaaaggtgcagcaatctcttccctcacttcccgtaacaaccttggatatatcccatccggccccggtgacttatctattctaatgtttttcactagttccagcacatcccctttcctcacgtcgacatgccccagtgtacaccatcctcacaaacgtcactgtctctctctggtgaatactgaagcaaagtattcattaaggacctcccctacctcatccgtctccaggcacatttttcctcttttatccctggtcggtcctaccctcactctgatCATCCTCCTgtcttgggaagacaaaccagggtaggactttcacagtgaacagttaGGCCctaggggagtgttgtagaacagagggacttagcagtatgtccatggttccctgaaagttgcatcacagctagacaggtggtgaagaaggcgtttggtacgctggccttcatcagtcaatcAGGACActgagcatagaagttgggatgttatactgcagttgtacaagacattggtgaggccacatttggaacattatgttcagttttggttgccctgctataggaaagatgccattaagctggaaagagtgcagaggagatttacgaggatgttgccaggactcgggggactgagttatggagggaggttgtgAAGGTCGGGACTGTTCtcattgggatgtaggagaatgaggggtggtcttatagaggtgtataaaaccatgaggggcatggatagtgtgaatgcactcagtctgtttcccagggttggggaatcaagaaccagaggccacaggtttagggtgagaggggagagatttaataggaacctgaggggcaaattcttcacctagagggtggtcagtaaacagaacgagctgccagaggaagtgggtgaggcaggtgaatTAACGTTTAAgagttacttggacaggtacatggataggaaaggtttagagggatatgggtcaaactcaggcaaatgggaccagcttggatgggaatcttggtcggcatggaccagttggtccgaaggatctatttccgtgctgtgtgactccgtgaCAAGTGATGGAGGTTGGCTGGAGGGGATGACTGGGTTGAAGGGCTGTGTGGGGTgttaatctgtgtgtgtgtgtgtgtgtgtgtgtgtgtgtgtgtgtgtgtgtgtgtgtgtgtgtgtgtgtgtgtgtgtgtgtgtgtgtgtgtgtgtgtgtgtgtgtgtgtgtgtgtgtgtctgtgtgtgtgtctgtgtgtgtattatGGGCTATGGGTGCATATTACAGGCTGTGTGTGTGCGTACTATGAGCTGTGTGTGGGATATTACAGGCTGTGTGTGGGATATTACAGACTGTGTATGTGGGATATTATGGGCTGTGTGGTTTGTTACGAGCCGAGCCCATATTATGATGTTTCCCAGAATCTGCTCCCTGTGCTGGAACTGGTCCAAGGTGGCTTCGGTGGGACACACAGTGGGTGAGTGATCCCAATAAACATGTTGTTAGGAGTCACCCAGTGACATCACCAGCTGCATCCTCAGATTAACAGGGGCAGGGCCCTCAGGCAGGTCGAGCTCAGTGTCACAGCCCAGGGGTCAGTGTCACACCCCCAAGCACCAGTGTCACCTTCGGGCTGTGAGGGGCAGTTACTTATTACCCTTCCCTATCTCCTGGTGTAGGGCTCTCAGTGATGGGGGTCAGTGATCAGACCCTTGCCTGCTGGGGATGGACATTTTCGGCCTGAGTGTTACTGACAGCATAGCCTGAACATTGTCCGGGTCTCGCTCCCTGCAGACCGGGGGCTGCTTCACTGACCCAGGAGGTGTGGCTGGTACTGAACATCGTGCAGTCATCGGTCAACATCCCCACGTCTGACCTCATGGTGGAAGgagggtcactgatgaagcagctgaggatggttgggcccaggacactgccctgaaggactcctgcagagatgtcccgGGACAGGGATGATCGACCTCCAGcgcccacacccccctccctctgtgTGAGGTCTGACTCCAGCCACCGGGGTGTGTCCCCTTGAGGCCCACTGACCAGCTTTACCAGGGCCCCTTGACGCCACACTGTCAAATGCTGTCTCGATAGAGCAGTCAGTCTCCTCTCACCCTGGAGTACAGCTCAGTGATGCACTGTGGGAGGTCCAATGTGAGAGGGaggtgtacagtaaatggcaggacccttggggcACTGACGTACACGGGGATTTTGAAGGTGGCTGCAcgagtggacagggtggtaaggaaggcgtacggcacgcttgccttcatcggtcggggcgttgagtatgaaagtcgggaagtcatgttgcagctgtgtaaaactttggtcaggccacatttggagtgttgtgtccagttctggtcaccacattacaggaagggtgtggaggctctggagagggtgcagaagaggttcaccaggatgctgcctggattagagggtagagggtatgtgccataaggagaggttggacaaatttggatattCTTCtccggagcatcagaggctgaggggagacctgctctCATAAAAttaaagagtctttttcccagggtgaaaatgtcaaatctagagggcagaggtttaaggtgagagggggtatattcgaaggagatgtgtggggtaggttctttacagagagagtggtgggtgcctggaacgggctgccaggggtgggggtggaggcagatatgatagaggtgtttaagaggcatttagacagacacaggaacaggcagggagtggagggatgtggaccacgtgcaggcagatgggatctatttcatggtcagtgcagatatggtgggctgaagggtctgctcctATGCTGTACCAGGAGTAGGTCCCATCAGGGACCAGGGGGACAATCTATGTGCCGGGCCAGAGCATGTGGGTGAGGTCTCAAATACTTCTCATCCATATTCACTGGAGAAGGGCCCTGCAGCTGGCAAATTCAGAGAGGAGTGGTGAAGTTCCAGAACATGTCATGAAAAGGAAAGTTTTGGAGGTGTCGGCAGGGTTAGTGGTGGAtgatccccagggcctggtgagatgtacccaggctgctgtgggacaCAAGGGAGCAGAACACTGTGGCCCTGACTGATCTTCAACAATTCTCTAGCCATGGAGAACTTGTCCAGATGTCTGGGGATCAGTGGTTCCTTTATTCAGGAAGGGCAGCTGGGGTAAActggtaattataggccagttactTCAACATAGGGCAGtcattggaaaaagttctgacggacaggattaatctacacatGGAGAGTCAGGGATTGATCAAAGATAGCATGGATTTACTggggggagatcctgtctaatTTGATAGaacttttcaaagaggtaacaaggTGTATTGACAAcagcagtgcagtagatgtggttcacatggacttcagtaaagcattcaacaaggtcccacacgggggaactggtgcagaaggTTAGGCCCAGGGGATCCACGGCAAGTTGGTGAACTAAATCTGAACtgagcttggtgataggagactgagggtggtTCAGGTGACCAGGAAGCCCAATCAGAAGACTGGAACACTTCATTCTGCttcctgttactgttttcccttgtactccctcgatgcactgatgtgatgacatGATCTGTACAgacggcatgcaaagcaaagtttttcactggacctcagtatgtgtggcaataataaaccaattcaccaattactagtggtgtaccacagggatcagtgctgggaccctcacTGTTTGTTCAGACAGTTataatctggatgtgaatgtaggaaggaGAAATCAGATCAGATCGggtatctttattactcacgtgtacattgaaacacacagtgaaatgcatctttagcgtagtgttctggtggcagcctgcaagtgtcgccacgcttccggccccaacatagtgtgcccacaacttcctaacctgtacgtctctggaatgtgggaggaaaccggagcacccggaggaaacccacacaacatggggagaacgtacaaactccttacagacagcagccggaattgaacccgggtcgctggcgctgtgaagctaaccgctacactagtgtGCTTTGgtgagtaagtctgcagatgacgtGAGGGTCGGTGGTGGTGTTGACGGTGTCGAGGGAAGTGGTATGTGACATAATCAGCTAGTAACTTGGTCAGGCCAATCGCAGATAAAATTCATCTTGGTCAATGTAAGGTGATGCAGGTCAGGAGGTCAGACCAGGGTAAGGGAGACACCATGagtggtcaggccctggggagcattgggAACAAAGGGGAACATTGGGGTAGGTCCACGGTTCTCGGAAGGTGGCTGCGCAGGTAGGTAGGTTGGTGAAGGTGGTGTATAGGATACTCACCTTCACAGGGCAGGGCACTGGGCAGTGTATGGCTCTGGGCTGGGACTCACtggaaggatctcattgaaacctccggAACATTGACAGGCCTGgatagtggacgtggagaggatgtttccatcagtgggagagtctagaaccagaggacacatCCTCAgcatagaaggacgtccctttagaactgagatgagaaggaatttctttagccagtgggtggtgaatcattgccacagacggctgtggaggccaagtcattgggtatatttaaagcggaggttgataggttcttgattagtaagggtgtcaaaggttacggggagaaggcaggagaatggggttgagagggaaaaataaatcagccatgatcgaatggcggagcagactcaatgggctgaatggcctgattctgctcctatgtcgtaCGGTCTTGTGGTCTaacagcacagaatacaagagcggGGAGGTTATGGTGCACCTTTATGCAacactggttaggtcacagctggaacgttgtgtacagttctggccaccacacgtGGGTAAACTGATTTATTGTTGtaacacgtaccgaggtacagtggtaaacttgttttgcatgccatccatacagatcattccattacatcagtgcactgaggtagtacctgggaaacaataacag is from Pristis pectinata isolate sPriPec2 chromosome 3, sPriPec2.1.pri, whole genome shotgun sequence and encodes:
- the LOC127568039 gene encoding acidic proline-rich protein PRP25-like, whose translation is MSQDSEISHPGTPSVGNPEFQDPQCQGSSVLGTPSVGNPEFQDPQCQGSSVLGTPSVGDPQNPQCQDPHCQEPPVSGRLRTPSVGTLNVGTPSVRDHRDPQCQGPSEPPVSEPQCRDPQCQGHSEPPVSGPSMSGPLVSAHQNPQCQDPQCQEPQCQDPQFQ